Proteins encoded by one window of Modestobacter marinus:
- the msrA gene encoding peptide-methionine (S)-S-oxide reductase MsrA produces MSTETAILAGGCFWGAQDLLRKRPGVISTRVGYSGGDTPNATYRNHGDHAEAVEIVFDPAVISYRELLEFFFQIHDPSTKDRQGNDVGRSYRSAIYYTSEEQQRVALDTIADVDASGIWPGKVVTEVEPAGDFWQAEEEHQDYLQKIPFGYTCHFVRPDWVLPRREAHTA; encoded by the coding sequence TTGAGCACTGAGACCGCGATCCTCGCCGGGGGCTGCTTCTGGGGCGCCCAGGACCTGCTGCGCAAGCGCCCCGGGGTGATCTCCACCCGGGTCGGCTACTCCGGCGGCGACACCCCCAACGCCACCTACCGGAACCACGGTGACCACGCCGAGGCCGTCGAGATCGTCTTCGACCCCGCGGTGATCTCCTACCGCGAGCTGCTGGAGTTCTTCTTCCAGATCCACGACCCCTCGACCAAGGACCGGCAGGGCAACGACGTCGGCCGCAGCTATCGCTCGGCGATCTACTACACGTCCGAGGAGCAGCAGCGCGTCGCCCTGGACACCATCGCCGACGTCGACGCCTCGGGCATCTGGCCGGGCAAGGTCGTCACCGAGGTGGAGCCGGCCGGCGACTTCTGGCAGGCCGAGGAGGAGCACCAGGACTACCTGCAGAAGATCCCGTTCGGCTACACCTGCCACTTCGTGCGGCCGGACTGGGTCCTCCCCCGCCGCGAGGCGCACACCGCCTGA
- the arr gene encoding NAD(+)--rifampin ADP-ribosyltransferase, which yields MTSDPESAADGGERRAVTYEDCGHVAGPFFHGTKATLDPGTELVPGRGSNFQQGRVSNHVYFTAAVETAVWGAELATALAGTEERGHVYVVEPLGPFQDDPNVTDKRFPGNPTRSYRTRHPLRVVRELEDWTGHDPATLTGMLESLARLREQGLDVIED from the coding sequence ATGACCTCTGACCCGGAGTCGGCCGCGGACGGCGGGGAGCGCCGCGCCGTGACCTACGAGGACTGCGGCCACGTCGCGGGCCCCTTCTTCCACGGCACCAAGGCGACGCTCGACCCAGGCACCGAGCTCGTGCCCGGCCGGGGTTCGAACTTCCAGCAGGGGCGGGTGTCGAACCACGTCTACTTCACCGCGGCCGTCGAGACCGCCGTCTGGGGTGCGGAGCTGGCCACGGCGCTGGCCGGGACCGAGGAGCGGGGGCACGTCTACGTCGTGGAGCCGCTGGGCCCCTTCCAGGACGACCCGAACGTGACCGACAAGCGGTTCCCCGGCAACCCGACGCGCTCCTACCGCACGCGTCACCCGCTGCGCGTCGTCCGCGAGCTGGAGGACTGGACCGGGCACGACCCGGCGACGCTGACCGGCATGCTGGAGAGCCTCGCGCGGCTGCGCGAGCAGGGCCTGGACGTCATCGAGGACTGA
- a CDS encoding VanZ family protein, with product MTPTHHPTRLRDRRAPGTPRPGRLGLATVAVLLAVGWATLGPAWLVADARRAVVAGVEVLAAPWPGSVHRAEIEALANVLLFVPVGALAALFLRRCGPVLPVALGAAGSVLVELVQSALPGRVPDVVDVAANTTGTVAGVALTAVALAALRRPGRARARRLRRGLLLLLVAAPLLVGVAGCSSSRPVAAAGPPDRVDTGTRAGGAVTVADGYVADGEELSAFADVPAVTGLDGALRTAVQDAARDATADGVDFHVSSGWRSAAYQQSLFDAAVAQYGSAEAARQWVLTPEESSHVTGDAVDIGPTDAMSWLAQHGSDYGLCQTYGNEMWHFELAVERGGQCPAPAADPTAG from the coding sequence ATGACGCCCACCCACCACCCGACTCGACTCCGAGACCGCCGGGCACCCGGGACGCCACGACCGGGACGCCTCGGGCTGGCCACGGTGGCGGTGCTGCTCGCGGTCGGCTGGGCCACGCTCGGCCCGGCCTGGCTCGTCGCCGACGCGCGGCGCGCGGTGGTGGCCGGGGTCGAGGTGCTCGCCGCGCCGTGGCCGGGCAGCGTGCACCGGGCCGAGATCGAGGCGCTGGCGAACGTGCTGCTCTTCGTGCCGGTGGGTGCGCTGGCCGCGCTGTTCCTCCGGCGCTGCGGCCCCGTGCTGCCGGTGGCGCTCGGCGCCGCCGGGTCGGTGCTGGTCGAGCTGGTGCAGTCCGCGCTGCCCGGCCGGGTGCCCGACGTCGTCGACGTGGCCGCCAACACGACGGGCACGGTCGCTGGGGTCGCGCTCACCGCCGTGGCCCTGGCTGCGCTGCGCCGTCCCGGGCGGGCGCGGGCGCGGCGTCTCCGGCGGGGGCTGCTCCTCCTGCTGGTCGCCGCACCCCTGCTGGTGGGTGTGGCCGGCTGTTCGTCCAGTCGCCCCGTCGCTGCTGCCGGTCCCCCCGACCGGGTGGACACCGGCACGCGGGCCGGAGGCGCCGTCACCGTCGCGGACGGCTACGTGGCCGACGGCGAGGAGCTGTCGGCGTTCGCCGACGTCCCGGCCGTCACCGGGCTCGACGGCGCGCTGCGCACCGCCGTCCAGGACGCCGCCCGGGACGCGACGGCCGACGGGGTGGACTTCCACGTCTCCAGCGGGTGGCGCAGTGCTGCCTACCAGCAGTCGCTGTTCGACGCCGCGGTCGCGCAGTACGGCAGCGCCGAGGCGGCCCGGCAGTGGGTGCTCACGCCCGAGGAGTCCTCCCACGTCACCGGCGACGCCGTGGACATCGGCCCCACGGACGCGATGAGCTGGCTCGCCCAGCACGGGTCGGACTACGGCCTGTGCCAGACCTACGGCAACGAGATGTGGCACTTCGAGCTGGCCGTCGAGCGCGGTGGCCAGTGCCCCGCGCCGGCCGCCGACCCCACCGCCGGCTGA
- a CDS encoding alpha/beta hydrolase domain-containing protein, which yields MHRTTSSPPRARAVGRGLLVAGLVTASWGATASAVAAPAPEPVTTPAEGGVERTEGPLPQVSDPLPVSDESHPFGGAAYQEVPEDLGAVGYTEEEFLVSGTSNVYSWPEDAPAVVRTADAPYTTRVLVRRPADAGEFSGTVVVEMLNPSNLFDLNIGWALAREEMIDNGDAWIGITAKPVAVDALKTFDAERYGSLSFANPLPVDDPANCSVVDADADPATEPTPLPADTTQATENGLVWDIYTQVGNWLRSDEASNPLTYGTGGTAVERAYGFGYSQTGGYLVNYMKAIHPLVVAEQGAPTYDAYLVGVAGGGFAGAYPMNQCEPAPPVDDPRRDLYGIGVPVVQVMSQSDYLRGIGSRRPDSDVAPDQFRHYEMAGAGHATPFELYYSASSADIVAAGREVPPQACNEGPRSRFPSSIHFNAALDNLDRWVRDGVAPPRSNPIVVERGEPVLDEFGNVLGGLRSPFVDVPTSTWFGTATGASFCFIAGYEVPFEQARLDELYSSHRDYVTQVTDNVVELQAAGFLTYYDAYELIRQAKEADIP from the coding sequence ATGCACCGCACCACCTCCTCCCCACCACGCGCCCGGGCCGTCGGACGGGGCCTGCTCGTCGCGGGTCTGGTCACCGCCTCGTGGGGCGCCACCGCCTCCGCGGTCGCTGCCCCCGCCCCCGAGCCGGTGACCACCCCGGCCGAGGGCGGCGTGGAACGCACCGAGGGGCCGCTGCCGCAGGTGAGCGACCCGCTGCCGGTCAGCGACGAGTCGCACCCCTTCGGCGGCGCCGCCTACCAGGAGGTGCCCGAGGACCTCGGCGCCGTCGGGTACACCGAGGAGGAGTTCCTGGTGAGCGGCACGTCCAACGTCTACAGCTGGCCGGAGGACGCCCCCGCCGTGGTCCGCACCGCGGACGCGCCGTACACCACCCGGGTGCTGGTGCGCCGTCCCGCCGACGCCGGCGAGTTCAGCGGCACCGTCGTCGTCGAGATGCTCAACCCCTCGAACCTGTTCGACCTCAACATCGGCTGGGCGCTGGCCCGCGAGGAGATGATCGACAACGGCGACGCGTGGATCGGCATCACCGCCAAGCCGGTCGCCGTCGACGCCCTGAAGACCTTCGACGCCGAGCGGTACGGGTCCCTCTCCTTCGCCAACCCCCTGCCCGTCGACGACCCGGCCAACTGCTCCGTCGTCGACGCCGACGCGGACCCGGCCACCGAGCCGACGCCGCTGCCGGCCGACACCACCCAGGCCACCGAGAACGGGCTGGTGTGGGACATCTACACCCAGGTCGGCAACTGGCTGCGCAGCGACGAGGCCTCCAACCCGCTGACCTACGGCACCGGCGGAACGGCGGTCGAGCGCGCGTACGGCTTCGGCTACTCCCAGACCGGCGGCTACCTGGTCAACTACATGAAGGCGATCCACCCGCTGGTGGTCGCCGAGCAGGGTGCGCCCACCTACGACGCCTACCTGGTCGGTGTCGCCGGTGGCGGGTTCGCCGGCGCCTACCCGATGAACCAGTGCGAGCCGGCGCCCCCGGTGGACGACCCGCGGCGCGACCTCTACGGCATCGGCGTGCCGGTCGTCCAGGTGATGTCCCAGTCGGACTACCTGCGCGGGATCGGCTCGCGCCGCCCCGACAGCGACGTCGCCCCCGACCAGTTCCGCCACTACGAGATGGCCGGCGCCGGGCACGCCACGCCCTTCGAGCTGTACTACTCGGCGTCCTCGGCGGACATCGTGGCCGCGGGTCGCGAGGTGCCACCGCAGGCCTGCAACGAGGGACCGCGGAGCCGGTTCCCCAGCTCCATCCACTTCAACGCGGCGCTGGACAACCTCGACCGCTGGGTGCGTGACGGCGTGGCACCGCCCCGGTCCAACCCGATCGTCGTCGAGCGCGGCGAGCCGGTGCTCGACGAGTTCGGCAACGTCCTGGGCGGGCTGCGCTCACCGTTCGTCGACGTGCCCACCAGCACGTGGTTCGGCACGGCCACCGGCGCCTCGTTCTGCTTCATCGCCGGCTACGAGGTGCCCTTCGAGCAGGCCCGGCTGGACGAGCTGTACAGCAGCCACCGCGACTACGTCACGCAGGTGACCGACAACGTGGTCGAGCTCCAGGCGGCCGGCTTCCTGACCTACTACGACGCCTACGAGCTCATCCGCCAGGCGAAGGAGGCCGACATCCCCTGA